The DNA region TTTTATTTTTATCCTTATTTAATAGCATACCTTTTTCTTATTTCTTCAAGTCTTTGTTTTTCATGTTCAGCTAAATTTTTGATAAGCCTATCAACCTCCATAACTGGTTCCTCCTCAAAATTTTTATAAGAATTGCTTGCAAACTCAAGCCTATGATAAAAAAGCTCTACCACATCTCTCACGATGCGAAGTAATACCTCCGTTTTTCGTACTGTAAGTTTTACTGTAATTTTTTTAATGTCATCGTGCGCAAGATATTGATCTCGATAAGTTTTGAGTCTTTTGATTGCATCTTTATTCCTCGTAAGTCGTTTTTGAAGTTTTTTCAAATCGGAAATCTCAAGTTGTTTGTAACTTGCAAAAATTTCTGGAATAATTTGTTGTCCATCATGGTAAGCCGTAAAATCTTCTCTAGTTAATCGGTGAATATTTTTCTTAGCGTAATCTAATACCCAGTAAATACTTCTAGTTTCATTTTTTGGTTTAAGGGTATCGAAAAATTTTGCAAGCTCAATCAAAAAATAACACCTCGTCGCTTCTTTTGTTGTTGAGAAAAAATAGACATAATTCCCGAACACCTTTACATTCTTTTCTGCTTTCCTTTTTCCAACAATATTTGGTGCGAGAAGTTTATTGAATTGGTTAAATATTTTATGAGAAGCGATCGTGGTTAGAAGTCTTTTTCTTAGTTGTTGGACTTCCGAAAATAACTTTTCAAATTCTCTATTTTTTGGTTTTTCGTCTGCCATAATTATTTCAAAAGTTCGTCGCTTTGAACCCCAAGCGCTCCTGCTATTTTTTCAATCATGGATAAAGTAGGATTTCTCTTGCCACTTTCCAAACTACTTACATATCCACGGTCTAAGTTAAGGGCGCGAAAAATATCACCCTGTGTCATTCCTTTTTTAGTTCGTATACGCTTTATATTGGCTCCAAGCTTTTTTGAAATACTTTTTTTCATATCCACAGCATAACCAATCTTGCACTTGATAACAATATTGGAGTATAATCCAATATGGAAGCGACGAAGCAAAACCAAAAATTTCCTTTCCCTTTTTGTCGGCTCCCCCCACACCCCCCCGCCGCCGAGGAAAAGAAGAAAGATAAGGAAAATTTTTGGTTTTTGCTCCCGCGACCGAAGGGAGCGGACGAGGTGCGCATCATTCCTTCCGCTCAAAAAAGGTTCGCGCAAAGTGTATAATTACAGCACCAGTAGTAACTTGTTCGGAATTAAGAATATGGAGCGATTTTGCGGAAGCCAAAATCGCGCTTTGATTTTCGCCAAAACCCTTTCCGCCTGCGGCGGAAGCCGTGAAATCCCATAATTCCCCCCAGCGTATGGAAACAACTCAAACCAAAACTAAATGCGTTCTCTATGCTCGCAAGAGTACCGAGGAAGATGACCAGCAAATAATGTCCATTGAGGCACAGCTTTTTGAGTTACGCGAATATGCGAGCAGAGAACGCATTGAAATCGTAAAAGTATTTACGGAAGCGAAAAGCGCAAAGAAGCCCGGGCGAGACGAGTTTGCCAAGATGATTGAGTATATTGAAACGAGTAATGAACCGCTTGGTATTTTGGCATGGCACCCCGACCGTCTCGCCCGTAATTCTGTTGATGGCGGTAAAATAATTTACTTGGTGGACATCAACAGAATTGCTTCTTTACGCTTTCCGCAGTTTTGGTTTGAGCCAACTCCGCAAGGGAAATTCATGTTGCAAGTGGCGTTCGGACAATCCAAATATTTTTCTGACAACTTGGTGGAAAATGTGAAGCGTGGAATCCGCCAAAAACTCCGCCGTGGCGAGTGGCTAACGCTCGCTCCGTTCGGCTATGTGAACAATTACAAAACCAAGAACATCGAACCTGACAAAGTGAAATCTCGTATTATCAAGCGAGCGTTTGAGGAATACGCCACGGGAACATATACCTTGAAATCTCTCGCGGATTTTTTGGCGGATCACGGCGTTGTTCAGAAAAAAGGAACGCCACTTGCCACAGTTTCCGTTGTGAAAATGCTGACCAACAGAGCATACCTCGGTTTTATCAAACATCGCGGTGAATGGCACAACGGAAACTTTGAGCCAATTCTTCCTCCGACACTGTTTGAAGCAGTGCAGAAAGTGTTCGCGGAACGGAAGAAACCCCGAAAGCAAAAAACGCTTCTTCCGTTCGTGTTCACTGGATTTGCAAAGTGTGGCGAGTGTGGCTGTGCGATTACGGCTCAATATACCACTAACCGCTTTGGCACACGCTACACCTACTATCGCTGTACCAAGAAAAATGGAAAGTGCGCACAGCCGTATACGCAAGAAAAAATACTCGCCGCACAATTGCAAACTCTGCTTCAATCAGTGTCACTTCCTTTTTCTGAAATTGAAGACATGGACAAGCAGATTACCGCTTGGGAAAAAGAATCAATTTCTGAAAAAAGAAGTATTGCCCAAAATTTGAAAGAGAAGATTCGAGCAAACGAAGAAAAACTGAATAAGCTCGTTTCAGTTTTTCTTGACGGCGATATTGAACGCGAAATGTATCTACAACGCAAAGACCTGCTCATGCGTGAAAAAGCGGGTTTGCTCGAATCAGAAACAAATTTTGGGCAACAGAGAAAGAATTGGGTCGAACCCTTGCGGAGTTTCGTTTTGTCCTTGAAAATGGCTGCCGATTTAGAAAAAACTTCCAATCACTTGGAATGGAAGAAGTTTTTTCAGAAAATCGGCTCTAACCCTGAAATCAAGGACAAAACGGTTTCCATACGCTGGGGGGAATTATGGGATTTCACGGCTTCCGCCGCAGGCGGACGCGGGGGTCAGTGCGCGGATTTTGCAAAGCAAAATCCGCGCCTCTTTCCAAATCCTGAAAATGTCTCTACTGGTGCCGATGGTGGGAGTTGAACCCACAAGGGCGTGAGCCCACAGCATTTTGAGTGCTGCGTGTTTGCCAATTTCACCACATCGGCTTAATTAGGGTGGGGGTTTCTTGCTTTCTTTCAGCTTATTTGTTAAATTTAAAATTATTATGGAAAATAATCAAGCGCCAACCGGACAAAATTTAAGAATTTTTTGGGTGGAAACGGAAAAAATTAAACCCAATCCTTTGCAGCCGCGCCGTGATTTTGATGAAACGCGGTTAAATGAGCTGGCGGAGTCTATTCGCCAGTACGGCGTAATCCAGCCGCTGGTGGTAGTCAGAAAAGAATATGAAGTGGATAGAGGCACGGTTGTTGATTATGAATTAGTGGCTGGCGAAAGAAGATTACGGGCTTCCAAATTAGCCGGTTTGACTCAAGTGCCGGTGATTATCCGCCAAGAGCCGGCGGAAAGAGTAAAATTGGAACTGGCGCTGATTGAAAACATCCAGCGCGAAGATTTAAACCCGGTTGAGCGGGCAGTTGCTTTTAAGCGTTTGATCGGCGATTTTGCCATGAGGCAGCGGGAAATCGGCGCGAAGATCGGAAAGAGCCGCGAATTCGTGGCAAACAGCATTCGTATTTTGAACTTGCCTAAAGAAATGCAAGCGGCTTTAAGCGAAGGAAAAATCAACGAAGGGCATACGCGGCCTCTTTTGATGCTTTCGGATCGGCTTGATGACCAGCAGCTTCTTTTTAAGGATATTCTTTATAAAAATCTTTCGGTGCGCGACGCGGAAAAAATTTCGCGGCACATTGCCCGCGATCGGGCGAGAAAACAAGATGGTTTGCCTGATCCGCAAACTCGGCAGGTGGAGGAAAAATTAACCCAAGCGTTGGGAACGCGGGTTTCAATTGAAAGAAAAGGCCAGGGAGGCGTCATTGCCATTTCATTTTTTTCCGACGAGGAACTTGTTGATATTTTGGAAAAAATCGCCCAGCAAAACGCCCGGCAAAATTCGCCGGAAAATTCTTTGTTGGAAAATTTTTCAGCCGAAGAATTGCCCGCGCCTGATCAGGCTTTACCTGGAGAATCCGCGCCAAATCTTCTTCAGGTTCAAACTGTTTCTGATTTTGGAAAAGTTTTAAAAGATTTAGACAAAAATAATAAAAGCGGTTCAACGGAGCCCGATAAAGATATTTTGAATAATTTTACCGTTTAATCAGCGAAAGCGGGCTTGGATATCTTCCACGCCCGGGAGTTTTTTTATCTTAATTTTTATTTTTTTGATCTGCTCTTCGTTTTTAGGGGTAAAAACGATATGAATAGCCGGATATTCCGTGCCGGCAGTATCGCTTTTTATGAATTCAATATTAAGGCGAAAAGAAGCAAAAATCGCGGTAATATCCTGGAGCAAGCCGACGCGGTTCTTGACGATAATAATAAACTCTTTTTTTTTAATTTTTTCTTTTTTAGCATTCAAGGCGAGAGGAGAAGATTTTTTTAAGGCCGAATGGATATGGTTTTTTGCCAGAGAGGTTTTTACGAATTCCAGCCATTCTTGGGAAGGTTTTTTATTTTTTTGAGTAAGGATTTCCACCATGTCGCCGGATTTTAAATTAGAAGAGAGCGGCGCCATTTTGCCGTTGATCCGGCTGCCGACGGCGCTGTCGCCGATTTCCGAATGGATTTGGTAGGCAAAATCCACGGGCGTGGCGCCTTCGGGGAGATCAATGACATCGCCTTTGGGAGTCAGCGTAAAAATACGGTCGTGAAAAAAATCTATTTTCAGGGAATCAAGGAATTCTTTGGTAGAATGTTTTTCTTTTTGAAATTCTTTTTGCCATTCTTGAAGTTGTTTGACCCAAGCGAATTTGCGGCGGTGAAAAATAGCGGATTCGGACGATTTTTCGGCTAAGTCATAAATCCAATGAGCGGCGATTCCGAATTCGGAATCGCGGTGCATTTCGGGAGTTCTGATCTGAAATTCGGTAATGTGCCCGTCTTTGGCGAATACCGTGGTATGCAAGCTTTGGTAGCCGTTGGGTTTCGGGAGAGCGATAAAATCTTTTATCCGGCCGGGCAAAGGCCGCCAGAGTTTATGAATAACGCCGAGCGCGGCATAACAACTTTCAATATCCGGAACAATAATCCTCATTGCCGCCAAGTCTTTTATTCTTGACCAATCCATATCTTTTTTTTGAAGTTTTTTCCATAAACTATAGTAATGTTTGGCGCGCCAGGAGATTTCCAGAAACTTGATTTTTTCTCCGGTGAACTCTTTTTTAATTAAAGGAACCAGTTCTTTCAGGTATTTTTCCCGTTGAGGAATTTTTTCTTTTATTTCTTTAATGAGCCATTGGTATTCTTCCGGGTAAGCGTATTCAAAAGCCAAATCTTCCAATTGGGATTTAACGTTCCACATGCCGATGCGGTCGGCCAGGGGGGCGTAAATTTCCAAGGTTTCCAAAGCAATCCGTTTTCTTTTTTCCGGCTTAGGATGAGCCCAGAGTGTTTCCAGATTATGAAGGCGGTCCATTAGTTTGATGATTACAACGCGGATATCTTGAGCTAAAGTCAGAAACATTTTTCGCATAGATTCCGCTTGTCTTTCCGCGCCGCGATATTTTATTTTTTTGACTTTAGTCAGTCCGTCCACTAAAAGAGCTGTTTCTTCTCCAAATTTTTTTTTAATGGCGCTGAGCGTTGTTTTTTCCTCTTCCACCGTGTCATGGAGCAAGGCGGCGGCGATGCCGGGAGCGGAGAGTTTTAAGGAAGCGACTTTTAAAGAAACATTTAAAGGATGGCTGATATAAGGATCGCCGGAAAATCTTTTTTGCCCTTCATGGGCTTTATGGGCAAAATCAAAAGCCCGTTTAATCAGGCCGCGGCCGTCTTTGCTTACGCCATATTTATCAAGTTTTTTTTCATATTCTTCCCAGTTCACCCCGTTAGAAATCTGGGTATTTTTCATATTATTGTTATTTATAATCATTTTTTTTATTTTTGTTATATTCACGCAGAAAAATTTTTTTTAAGATTTTTCTGTCAAAAATTTCTAACGGGGTCCATAATTCAGAAAATTATAAAATCCATCAAGAATTAAGCGGTGATTTGTGCCCTTCCCGGAAAGAACAATTTTTATTGGAGCATTTGACGCTGTTTTTTAATTCCACCAGCGCGGCGCCGCATTCAAGGCAAAGCCGGCCTGTCGGTTTTTGCCAAGCCGCCAAGTCGCAATCCGGATAGCGGGAGCAGCCGAAAAAAATACGGCCTTTTCTGGTTTTTTTCTGAATTATTTCTCCGGTCAGGCATTTCGGGCATTTTATATTTAAAGAAACCGGAGGAAGAGGTTTGGTGGATCGGCAATCCGGAAAACCGGAACAGGCGATAAAACGGCCGAAACGCCCGTGTTTAATTATCATTATTTTACCGCATTTTTCGCATAATTCATCTGTTTTTTCAGTCAGATCGCGTTTTTCCACTGTTTCGTATTTTTTTTCCAAATTTTCAGCGAACGGCTCATAAAAATTTTTTATGACCGGCTGCCATTTTTTTTTACCTTCGGCAATCTGATCAAGATCATTTTCCATTTCGGCGGTAAATTTTAAATCAATGATGTCAGGAAAATGTTCAATTAAAAGATCGTTCACCATTATGCCTATTTCCGTAGGCTTAAATTTTTTTTGTTCATTTTTTTCCACATAATTTCTTTCTTGAATGGTGCTTAAAGTGGGAGCATAGGTAGAAGGGCGGCCGATGCCGTGTTCCTCAAGAGTTTTTATCAAGGTTGCTTCCGAGTAACGAGGAAGAGGTTCGGTAAAGTGCTGTTCGGTATTTAAATTTTCAAGCTCTAAAATTTCATTTTCTTCGAGTAATGGCAAGAGAGATTCGGAAAAAGCCGTGCCATATACTTTTGTCCAGCCCGCGAATTTCATAACCGAGCCGCTGGCGCGGAAAGTAAACCCCGTTAAATTTCGCGAATCGAAAGATTTAACCGGGGTAAAGCAGCCGGCTTCAATATCAGCGGAGGTAGAATTAAATATCGCTTCTTTCATCTGGCAGGCGAGAAATCTTTTCCAAATAAGTTCATATATTTTATATTGATCGGATTGAAGTTTTTCTTTGAATAAATTCGGCGCGGCCCAAGGATCGGTGGGGCGGATCGCTTCGTGGGCTTCTTGCGCTGTTTTTGATTTGGTCTTGAATTTTCGCGGAGCGTCAAGCGCGAATTCTTGGCCGATATTTTTTTTAATGAAAGAAGCCGCGGATTCAAGAGATTCGTTTGAAAGACTTACCGAATCGGTGCGCATGTAGGTAATCAGTCCGGATTCGTAAAGGCGCTGGGCGGCGAGCATGGTTTTTTTGGCGGAATAGCCGAGCTTATTCGCGGAAGTTTGCTGAAGGGTGCTGGTGATAAACGGAGGAAAGGGTTGCCGGCGAATTTCTTTGCTTTCTATTTTACTTACTTTATATTGCGAGTTTTCCAGCTCTTTAAGAATGATGTCCGCCTCATCTTTATTTTTTATCGCCAGTTTTTCAAGCTGTTTTCCGTTTTTTTTAATAAGTTTTGCTTCAAATTTTTCTTTTTTTCCGTTTTTTTTAAGTTTAGCCGCGACTGTCCAAAATTCGTCCGGCTTAAATTTTTCAATTTCCCGTTCGCGTTCAACGACCAGCCGTACCGCGACTGACTGCACTCTGCCGGCGGAAAGTCCGCGGTATAATTTCTTCCATAAAAACGGCGAAAGTTTGTAGCCAACCAAACGGTCAAGGACGCGGCGCGCTTGCTGGGCGTCCACCAGATTTTGGTCAATGCCGCGCGGATTTTTTAACGCTTCTTCAATCGCTTTTTTCGTGATTTCGTGAAAAACTATCCGTTTAACGATTTTACGCCTGGCGTTTTCGGTTTTTTGTTCATCTAATTTTAAAGCTTGGATGAGATGCCAGGCGATTGCTTCTCCTTCGCGGTCTTCATCGCTGGCCAGCACCACTTCTTCCGCTTTTTCGGATATTTTTTTTAATTCGTTTACGCGTTTTTTTGATTTCATCGGAATGATGTATTGCGGTTCAAAATTATTATCAAGCTCAATGCCGAGTTTGGATTTCGGAAGATCGCGCAAATGGCCGTATGACGATTCAACGCAAAAATCCCGGCTTAAAAATCGGGAAATAGTTTTGGCTTTAGTGGGTGATTCAACGATAACGAGTTTCATCAGTTTAAGTTTATAAATCCTTCGCTGTTGCTGATAACGCCTTTTAATTCAAGCAGGCTTAATTTTTGATTAAGAAGATCAGCCGGCAATTGGGTTTCCATTAACAGTTCGTCTTTGTTTTTCGGCTTTTGCAGGCATTCTAAAATGATTTTCTCCATTTTATCTAATTTGTCAAATTTTTCTTTTTTTGGATTCAAGCCTAATACTTCCAAGACATCATCCGCGTTTTTGACAAGCGCCGCTCCTTTTTTAATGAGTTCGTTTGTTCCCCGCGAATTAACGGAAGTAATTTCTCCGGGAATCGCGCCTACTTCGCGATTGTATTCCAACGCCAGATAAGCGGTAATCAGGGCGCCGCTCCGTTCGGGCGCTTCCACGACCACGGTCATTTGGCAAAGGCCGGCAACGATCCGGTTTCTTTGGGGAAAAGTCCATTTTTCCGGCGGGTGGTCCGGTTCAAATTCCGAAATTAAAGTTCCGCCTTGGTCAATAATTTTTTTAGCCAGCGGCTGGTTGGTCGCCGGATAAATTTGGTTGATGCCCGAACCAAGCACCGCTAATGTCAGGCCGCCGGCCTCCAAGGCACCTTTGTGCGCTTCGGCGTCAATGCCTAAAGCCAAGCCGCTGACAATAATAATGCCCTGGCTGGCTAAATCTCGCGCCAGTTCGCGGGCGGTTTTTAAGCCATAGCCGGTGGCTTTTCTCGTTCCGACGATGGCCACGGCTTTTTTCTTAGGATCAGGAATTCTGCCTTTTAAATAAATTTGAAGGGGAGGATCCGGAATTTCCTTTAAAAGAGGCGGAAAGATTTTTGCGTTTAGTTTCAGTAAAAGATATTTATCAAGCGGTTTCTTCATATATTTATCCCGTTAGAAATAAGACGCAGACACAATAACACAATAACATAATTTTATTTAAGCGTCCGCGATTTCTAACGGGATTTATATAGAATATAGATAAAAATCATTCAGCGCAAATGGAATTTTGCCTTTTCTAAATCGTTTTTTTCTTTTATTATGGAATTAATGGCTATTTTTACCTGGCGGGCAAAAAAACAATTTTTTTATCTGGCGATTTTTGCGGTTCTGGCGCTGGCGGTTTTGGGAGGCCTGATTTTTCAATCTTTATCCGAACCAAATTGTTTTGACGATCGGAAAAATCAAAAAGAAGAAGGAATTGACTGCGGCGGCCCTTGCGAAAAAAAATGCGTCG from Candidatus Niyogibacteria bacterium includes:
- a CDS encoding helix-turn-helix transcriptional regulator, which gives rise to MKKSISKKLGANIKRIRTKKGMTQGDIFRALNLDRGYVSSLESGKRNPTLSMIEKIAGALGVQSDELLK
- the dprA gene encoding DNA-protecting protein DprA, whose product is MKKPLDKYLLLKLNAKIFPPLLKEIPDPPLQIYLKGRIPDPKKKAVAIVGTRKATGYGLKTARELARDLASQGIIIVSGLALGIDAEAHKGALEAGGLTLAVLGSGINQIYPATNQPLAKKIIDQGGTLISEFEPDHPPEKWTFPQRNRIVAGLCQMTVVVEAPERSGALITAYLALEYNREVGAIPGEITSVNSRGTNELIKKGAALVKNADDVLEVLGLNPKKEKFDKLDKMEKIILECLQKPKNKDELLMETQLPADLLNQKLSLLELKGVISNSEGFINLN
- a CDS encoding ParB/RepB/Spo0J family partition protein, whose protein sequence is MENNQAPTGQNLRIFWVETEKIKPNPLQPRRDFDETRLNELAESIRQYGVIQPLVVVRKEYEVDRGTVVDYELVAGERRLRASKLAGLTQVPVIIRQEPAERVKLELALIENIQREDLNPVERAVAFKRLIGDFAMRQREIGAKIGKSREFVANSIRILNLPKEMQAALSEGKINEGHTRPLLMLSDRLDDQQLLFKDILYKNLSVRDAEKISRHIARDRARKQDGLPDPQTRQVEEKLTQALGTRVSIERKGQGGVIAISFFSDEELVDILEKIAQQNARQNSPENSLLENFSAEELPAPDQALPGESAPNLLQVQTVSDFGKVLKDLDKNNKSGSTEPDKDILNNFTV
- a CDS encoding RelA/SpoT family protein; this encodes MKNTQISNGVNWEEYEKKLDKYGVSKDGRGLIKRAFDFAHKAHEGQKRFSGDPYISHPLNVSLKVASLKLSAPGIAAALLHDTVEEEKTTLSAIKKKFGEETALLVDGLTKVKKIKYRGAERQAESMRKMFLTLAQDIRVVIIKLMDRLHNLETLWAHPKPEKRKRIALETLEIYAPLADRIGMWNVKSQLEDLAFEYAYPEEYQWLIKEIKEKIPQREKYLKELVPLIKKEFTGEKIKFLEISWRAKHYYSLWKKLQKKDMDWSRIKDLAAMRIIVPDIESCYAALGVIHKLWRPLPGRIKDFIALPKPNGYQSLHTTVFAKDGHITEFQIRTPEMHRDSEFGIAAHWIYDLAEKSSESAIFHRRKFAWVKQLQEWQKEFQKEKHSTKEFLDSLKIDFFHDRIFTLTPKGDVIDLPEGATPVDFAYQIHSEIGDSAVGSRINGKMAPLSSNLKSGDMVEILTQKNKKPSQEWLEFVKTSLAKNHIHSALKKSSPLALNAKKEKIKKKEFIIIVKNRVGLLQDITAIFASFRLNIEFIKSDTAGTEYPAIHIVFTPKNEEQIKKIKIKIKKLPGVEDIQARFR
- the topA gene encoding type I DNA topoisomerase; amino-acid sequence: MKLVIVESPTKAKTISRFLSRDFCVESSYGHLRDLPKSKLGIELDNNFEPQYIIPMKSKKRVNELKKISEKAEEVVLASDEDREGEAIAWHLIQALKLDEQKTENARRKIVKRIVFHEITKKAIEEALKNPRGIDQNLVDAQQARRVLDRLVGYKLSPFLWKKLYRGLSAGRVQSVAVRLVVEREREIEKFKPDEFWTVAAKLKKNGKKEKFEAKLIKKNGKQLEKLAIKNKDEADIILKELENSQYKVSKIESKEIRRQPFPPFITSTLQQTSANKLGYSAKKTMLAAQRLYESGLITYMRTDSVSLSNESLESAASFIKKNIGQEFALDAPRKFKTKSKTAQEAHEAIRPTDPWAAPNLFKEKLQSDQYKIYELIWKRFLACQMKEAIFNSTSADIEAGCFTPVKSFDSRNLTGFTFRASGSVMKFAGWTKVYGTAFSESLLPLLEENEILELENLNTEQHFTEPLPRYSEATLIKTLEEHGIGRPSTYAPTLSTIQERNYVEKNEQKKFKPTEIGIMVNDLLIEHFPDIIDLKFTAEMENDLDQIAEGKKKWQPVIKNFYEPFAENLEKKYETVEKRDLTEKTDELCEKCGKIMIIKHGRFGRFIACSGFPDCRSTKPLPPVSLNIKCPKCLTGEIIQKKTRKGRIFFGCSRYPDCDLAAWQKPTGRLCLECGAALVELKNSVKCSNKNCSFREGHKSPLNS
- a CDS encoding recombinase family protein, with the translated sequence METTQTKTKCVLYARKSTEEDDQQIMSIEAQLFELREYASRERIEIVKVFTEAKSAKKPGRDEFAKMIEYIETSNEPLGILAWHPDRLARNSVDGGKIIYLVDINRIASLRFPQFWFEPTPQGKFMLQVAFGQSKYFSDNLVENVKRGIRQKLRRGEWLTLAPFGYVNNYKTKNIEPDKVKSRIIKRAFEEYATGTYTLKSLADFLADHGVVQKKGTPLATVSVVKMLTNRAYLGFIKHRGEWHNGNFEPILPPTLFEAVQKVFAERKKPRKQKTLLPFVFTGFAKCGECGCAITAQYTTNRFGTRYTYYRCTKKNGKCAQPYTQEKILAAQLQTLLQSVSLPFSEIEDMDKQITAWEKESISEKRSIAQNLKEKIRANEEKLNKLVSVFLDGDIEREMYLQRKDLLMREKAGLLESETNFGQQRKNWVEPLRSFVLSLKMAADLEKTSNHLEWKKFFQKIGSNPEIKDKTVSIRWGELWDFTASAAGGRGGQCADFAKQNPRLFPNPENVSTGADGGS